A region from the Canis lupus dingo isolate Sandy chromosome X, ASM325472v2, whole genome shotgun sequence genome encodes:
- the LOC112649440 gene encoding nuclear RNA export factor 2-like isoform X4, producing the protein MQTFKNNDDGSSSQGRKKVWSSFRGNFGKRDPHYEHGGYEPQPSHLQEDDETVSMGNVQEDPQVRHTPYSTRCNKRRVKRHNEGHIHITVWKGRKTLKKEVGENTQDGTSGSWFKITIPYGRKYDKAWLMNSIQSHCSVPFIPVDFHYVKNQARFFVQDVGTASALKDISYRICDDENRKISIFVNPSTVPYSVRYKLEPEEMEQLKLTMNKRYDVSQQALDLQSLRFDPDLVGHDIDIILNRRNCMAATLQIIEENFPELLSLNLSNNKLYGLDGLSDIIEMAPTIKVLNLSKNEFPPHISQLNLVWELSKMKGLKLEELWLEGNPLCDTFPDQPTYISAIRDCFPKLLRLDGQELPPPVIIDADTPCLIKPCKESYKGSETLKSLVLQFLQQYYLIYDSGDRQGLLGAYHDEACFSLAISFNPEDPAPSSLCEYSKESRNMKKLKDLSQCVQLLKHTNCDIVCSLCVLPKTQHDLSSLVVDMWFQTEKMLCFSVNGVFKEVEGKFQGSVRAFTRTFIVTPASNSSIVESQQVDPRSSLVWWLEDWVLFLTIALTSLCIVNDELFVRDATPGETQSAFSNQETFSSMPTLSQEQQEMVHAFSTQSGMKLEWSQKCLQDNEWNYTRAGQVFTVLQKESKIPEEAFKQIT; encoded by the exons ATGCAAACCTTCA AAAACAATGATGATGGTAGTTCATctcaaggaagaaagaaggttTGGAGTTCTTTCCGAGGTAATTTTGGCAAGAGGGACCCTCATTATGAACATGGTGGATATGAGCCGCAACCTTCACACCTCCAGGAGGATGATGAAACTGTGTCAATGGGGAATGTCCAGGAGGACCCCCAAGTAAGACA CACTCCCTATAGCACCCGATGCAACAAGAGGAGAGTGAAACGGCATAATGAAGGCCATATCCATATTACTGTGTGGAAAGGTAGAAAAACTCTGAAGAAAGAAGTGGGGGAGAACACACAAGATGGAACCTCAGGGAGCTGGTTCAAGATCACT ATTCCCTATGGGAGAAAGTACGACAAGGCATGGCTAATGAATTCAATCCAGAGTCACTGCAGTGTCCCCTTCATTCCAGTGGAT TTTCACTATGTGAAAAACCAAGCTCGATTCTTTGTCCAGGATGTTGGCACTGCCTCTGCATTGAAGGATATCAGCTACAGGATTTGTGACGATGAGAACCGAAAG ATATCTATCTTTGTCAATCCCTCTACCGTACCCTACTCTGTGAGGTACAAGTTGGAGCCAGAAGAAATGGAGCAGCTAAAG CTGACCATGAACAAACGCTATGATGTCTCCCAGCAAGCTCTTGATCTCCAGAGTCTCCGTTTTGACCCAG ACTTGGTGGGCCATGATATAGATATAATCCTGAACCGAAGAAACTGCATGGCTGCCACCCTGCAGATCATTGAAGAGAATTTCCCTGAG CTGTTGTCCTTGAACTTGAGCAACAACAAACTGTATGGGCTGGATGGCCTGTCTGACATTATAGAGATGGCCCCCACAATCAAGGTCTTGAACCTCTCCAAAAatgag TTTCCTCCCCATATTTCTCAGCTGAACTTGGTGTGGGAGTTAAGCAAGATGAAAGGGCTGAAGCTTGAAGAGCTTTGGCTAGAAGGGAACCCCTTGTGTGACACCTTTCCAGACCAGCCCACCTACATAAG TGCCATCAGGGATTGTTTTCCCAAGCTGTTACGCCTG GATGGCCAGGAGTTACCACCACCAGTTATCATTGATGCTGACACACCCTGCTTGATAAAGCCCTGCAAG GAAAGTTACAAAGGATCTGAGACACTGAAGAGTCTAGTCTTGCAATTCCTGCAGCA GTACTACTTGATCTACGACTCTGGAGACCGTCAGGGTCTCCTCGGTGCCTACCAtgatgaggcctgcttctccctggccaTTTCTTTCAACCCTGAGGACCCAGCCCC AAGCAGCTTGTGTGAGTACTCCAAGGAAAGCAGGAATATGAAGAAGCTCAAGGACCTCT CCCAGTGTGTTCAGCTGCTGAAGCATACAAACTGTGACATCGTGTGCTCCCTCTGTGTGCTGCCCAAAACGCAGCACGACCTCAGCTCCCTCGTGGTGGACATGTGGTTCCAGACG GAGAAGATGCTCTGCTTCTCTGTCAATGGGGTGTTCAAGGAAG TGGAAGGAAAGTTTCAGGGTTCTGTTCGTGCCTTCACCCGGACCTTCATCGTTACCCCTGCCAGCAATTCCAG TATTGTGGAAAGCCAACAGGTAGATCCAAGGAGCAGTCTAGTCTGGTGGTTAGAGGACTGGGTTCTCTTCTTGACCATAGCACTCACTAG TCTATGCATTGTGAATGATGAGCTGTTCGTGAGAGATGCCACCCCTGGTGAGACTCAGAGTGCATTCTCCAACCAAGAGACCTTCAGCTCCATGCCTACCCTCTCCCAGGAGCAGCAGGAAATGGTCCATGCTTTCTCCACTCAGTCTGGGATGAAACTTGAGTGGTCTCAGAA GTGCCTTCAGGACAATGAGTGGAACTACACCAGAGCTGGTCAGGTCTTCACTGTGCTCCAG AAGGAAAGCAAGATCCCAGAGGAGGCCTTCAAACAAATCACCTAA
- the LOC112649440 gene encoding nuclear RNA export factor 2-like isoform X7 — translation MQTFKNNDDGSSSQGRKKVWSSFRGNFGKRDPHYEHGGYEPQPSHLQEDDETVSMGNVQEDPQVRHTPYSTRCNKRRVKRHNEGHIHITVWKGRKTLKKEVGENTQDGTSGSWFKITIPYGRKYDKAWLMNSIQSHCSVPFIPVDFHYVKNQARFFVQDVGTASALKDISYRICDDENRKISIFVNPSTVPYSVRYKLEPEEMEQLKLTMNKRYDVSQQALDLQSLRFDPDLVGHDIDIILNRRNCMAATLQIIEENFPELLSLNLSNNKLYGLDGLSDIIEMAPTIKVLNLSKNELNLVWELSKMKGLKLEELWLEGNPLCDTFPDQPTYISAIRDCFPKLLRLDGQELPPPVIIDADTPCLIKPCKESYKGSETLKSLVLQFLQQYYLIYDSGDRQGLLGAYHDEACFSLAISFNPEDPAPSSLCEYSKESRNMKKLKDLSQCVQLLKHTNCDIVCSLCVLPKTQHDLSSLVVDMWFQTEKMLCFSVNGVFKEVEGKFQGSVRAFTRTFIVTPASNSSLCIVNDELFVRDATPGETQSAFSNQETFSSMPTLSQEQQEMVHAFSTQSGMKLEWSQKCLQDNEWNYTRAGQVFTVLQKESKIPEEAFKQIT, via the exons ATGCAAACCTTCA AAAACAATGATGATGGTAGTTCATctcaaggaagaaagaaggttTGGAGTTCTTTCCGAGGTAATTTTGGCAAGAGGGACCCTCATTATGAACATGGTGGATATGAGCCGCAACCTTCACACCTCCAGGAGGATGATGAAACTGTGTCAATGGGGAATGTCCAGGAGGACCCCCAAGTAAGACA CACTCCCTATAGCACCCGATGCAACAAGAGGAGAGTGAAACGGCATAATGAAGGCCATATCCATATTACTGTGTGGAAAGGTAGAAAAACTCTGAAGAAAGAAGTGGGGGAGAACACACAAGATGGAACCTCAGGGAGCTGGTTCAAGATCACT ATTCCCTATGGGAGAAAGTACGACAAGGCATGGCTAATGAATTCAATCCAGAGTCACTGCAGTGTCCCCTTCATTCCAGTGGAT TTTCACTATGTGAAAAACCAAGCTCGATTCTTTGTCCAGGATGTTGGCACTGCCTCTGCATTGAAGGATATCAGCTACAGGATTTGTGACGATGAGAACCGAAAG ATATCTATCTTTGTCAATCCCTCTACCGTACCCTACTCTGTGAGGTACAAGTTGGAGCCAGAAGAAATGGAGCAGCTAAAG CTGACCATGAACAAACGCTATGATGTCTCCCAGCAAGCTCTTGATCTCCAGAGTCTCCGTTTTGACCCAG ACTTGGTGGGCCATGATATAGATATAATCCTGAACCGAAGAAACTGCATGGCTGCCACCCTGCAGATCATTGAAGAGAATTTCCCTGAG CTGTTGTCCTTGAACTTGAGCAACAACAAACTGTATGGGCTGGATGGCCTGTCTGACATTATAGAGATGGCCCCCACAATCAAGGTCTTGAACCTCTCCAAAAatgag CTGAACTTGGTGTGGGAGTTAAGCAAGATGAAAGGGCTGAAGCTTGAAGAGCTTTGGCTAGAAGGGAACCCCTTGTGTGACACCTTTCCAGACCAGCCCACCTACATAAG TGCCATCAGGGATTGTTTTCCCAAGCTGTTACGCCTG GATGGCCAGGAGTTACCACCACCAGTTATCATTGATGCTGACACACCCTGCTTGATAAAGCCCTGCAAG GAAAGTTACAAAGGATCTGAGACACTGAAGAGTCTAGTCTTGCAATTCCTGCAGCA GTACTACTTGATCTACGACTCTGGAGACCGTCAGGGTCTCCTCGGTGCCTACCAtgatgaggcctgcttctccctggccaTTTCTTTCAACCCTGAGGACCCAGCCCC AAGCAGCTTGTGTGAGTACTCCAAGGAAAGCAGGAATATGAAGAAGCTCAAGGACCTCT CCCAGTGTGTTCAGCTGCTGAAGCATACAAACTGTGACATCGTGTGCTCCCTCTGTGTGCTGCCCAAAACGCAGCACGACCTCAGCTCCCTCGTGGTGGACATGTGGTTCCAGACG GAGAAGATGCTCTGCTTCTCTGTCAATGGGGTGTTCAAGGAAG TGGAAGGAAAGTTTCAGGGTTCTGTTCGTGCCTTCACCCGGACCTTCATCGTTACCCCTGCCAGCAATTCCAG TCTATGCATTGTGAATGATGAGCTGTTCGTGAGAGATGCCACCCCTGGTGAGACTCAGAGTGCATTCTCCAACCAAGAGACCTTCAGCTCCATGCCTACCCTCTCCCAGGAGCAGCAGGAAATGGTCCATGCTTTCTCCACTCAGTCTGGGATGAAACTTGAGTGGTCTCAGAA GTGCCTTCAGGACAATGAGTGGAACTACACCAGAGCTGGTCAGGTCTTCACTGTGCTCCAG AAGGAAAGCAAGATCCCAGAGGAGGCCTTCAAACAAATCACCTAA
- the LOC112649440 gene encoding nuclear RNA export factor 2-like isoform X8: protein MQTFKNNDDGSSSQGRKKVWSSFRGNFGKRDPHYEHGGYEPQPSHLQEDDETVSMGNVQEDPQVRHTPYSTRCNKRRVKRHNEGHIHITVWKGRKTLKKEVGENTQDGTSGSWFKITIPYGRKYDKAWLMNSIQSHCSVPFIPVDFHYVKNQARFFVQDVGTASALKDISYRICDDENRKISIFVNPSTVPYSVRYKLEPEEMEQLKLTMNKRYDVSQQALDLQSLRFDPDLVGHDIDIILNRRNCMAATLQIIEENFPELLSLNLSNNKLYGLDGLSDIIEMAPTIKVLNLSKNEFPPHISQLNLVWELSKMKGLKLEELWLEGNPLCDTFPDQPTYISAIRDCFPKLLRLHPGPPLWSPLLTSSLLQDGQELPPPVIIDADTPCLIKPCKESYKGSETLKSLVLQFLQQYYLIYDSGDRQGLLGAYHDEACFSLAISFNPEDPAPSSLCEYSKESRNMKKLKDLSQCVQLLKHTNCDIVCSLCVLPKTQHDLSSLVVDMWFQTEKMLCFSVNGVFKEA, encoded by the exons ATGCAAACCTTCA AAAACAATGATGATGGTAGTTCATctcaaggaagaaagaaggttTGGAGTTCTTTCCGAGGTAATTTTGGCAAGAGGGACCCTCATTATGAACATGGTGGATATGAGCCGCAACCTTCACACCTCCAGGAGGATGATGAAACTGTGTCAATGGGGAATGTCCAGGAGGACCCCCAAGTAAGACA CACTCCCTATAGCACCCGATGCAACAAGAGGAGAGTGAAACGGCATAATGAAGGCCATATCCATATTACTGTGTGGAAAGGTAGAAAAACTCTGAAGAAAGAAGTGGGGGAGAACACACAAGATGGAACCTCAGGGAGCTGGTTCAAGATCACT ATTCCCTATGGGAGAAAGTACGACAAGGCATGGCTAATGAATTCAATCCAGAGTCACTGCAGTGTCCCCTTCATTCCAGTGGAT TTTCACTATGTGAAAAACCAAGCTCGATTCTTTGTCCAGGATGTTGGCACTGCCTCTGCATTGAAGGATATCAGCTACAGGATTTGTGACGATGAGAACCGAAAG ATATCTATCTTTGTCAATCCCTCTACCGTACCCTACTCTGTGAGGTACAAGTTGGAGCCAGAAGAAATGGAGCAGCTAAAG CTGACCATGAACAAACGCTATGATGTCTCCCAGCAAGCTCTTGATCTCCAGAGTCTCCGTTTTGACCCAG ACTTGGTGGGCCATGATATAGATATAATCCTGAACCGAAGAAACTGCATGGCTGCCACCCTGCAGATCATTGAAGAGAATTTCCCTGAG CTGTTGTCCTTGAACTTGAGCAACAACAAACTGTATGGGCTGGATGGCCTGTCTGACATTATAGAGATGGCCCCCACAATCAAGGTCTTGAACCTCTCCAAAAatgag TTTCCTCCCCATATTTCTCAGCTGAACTTGGTGTGGGAGTTAAGCAAGATGAAAGGGCTGAAGCTTGAAGAGCTTTGGCTAGAAGGGAACCCCTTGTGTGACACCTTTCCAGACCAGCCCACCTACATAAG TGCCATCAGGGATTGTTTTCCCAAGCTGTTACGCCTG CATCCAGGACCACCTCTGTGGTCTCCACTACTGACTTCTTCCCTTCTCCAGGATGGCCAGGAGTTACCACCACCAGTTATCATTGATGCTGACACACCCTGCTTGATAAAGCCCTGCAAG GAAAGTTACAAAGGATCTGAGACACTGAAGAGTCTAGTCTTGCAATTCCTGCAGCA GTACTACTTGATCTACGACTCTGGAGACCGTCAGGGTCTCCTCGGTGCCTACCAtgatgaggcctgcttctccctggccaTTTCTTTCAACCCTGAGGACCCAGCCCC AAGCAGCTTGTGTGAGTACTCCAAGGAAAGCAGGAATATGAAGAAGCTCAAGGACCTCT CCCAGTGTGTTCAGCTGCTGAAGCATACAAACTGTGACATCGTGTGCTCCCTCTGTGTGCTGCCCAAAACGCAGCACGACCTCAGCTCCCTCGTGGTGGACATGTGGTTCCAGACG GAGAAGATGCTCTGCTTCTCTGTCAATGGGGTGTTCAAGGAAG CATGA